One Oncorhynchus masou masou isolate Uvic2021 chromosome 18, UVic_Omas_1.1, whole genome shotgun sequence DNA window includes the following coding sequences:
- the LOC135504750 gene encoding LOW QUALITY PROTEIN: tectonic-3-like (The sequence of the model RefSeq protein was modified relative to this genomic sequence to represent the inferred CDS: deleted 1 base in 1 codon): MSTYHFYRAVQLVIVLSARVTHAATDGGVNTESSITTNSPKTYESFSSTDPMYTVSTVALDTFATASAETVTQDGVSTVTTDLAPSSEATTEPVIETVAPPVETTAKTSLIPKVCLCDLTPDFCDIGCCCDIVDCDIPDLSSVFNGCLDEVIYGECIESWLIFRVNVDPSCVTVTNKFVCIRPEEGKHTHTHTHTHKNNIFLMVIHPFLSTDNNTVSQILPALANTPLDSSYHFSWKGSATYSTHTKDFYRVDDTIMSHFNSSSIRGVLRQPSPGAATSSCVDRNPARFLRSISLSCTRTLTPLSCATDPSLNAQSYFHDISLLKIPVRESIQILPENLIPVTPVVGHGWPKPREQNGSCLNVVSKVDYLIWYTIIGEIAMATVNMVLVDTDSDTNLLQKHTVRFQLSTPPPTPEPTPVVGLTMGTPVIGQFGDAVQPLTLLGVSLGGECSINPSSRMPILFTHNTITGCTFSSPSSNCSKLRSQLYRVLRGVATPNLVAMTVGSQPDWARVITQACSVTPQSPEESCESGCLLPHSLSVQVLWAQTGPLAFPQNYILGAKYLFHCQKVKCPLVSPFAVTTEVMFVDTTVYPEPPRGTPQPKWKFPFDFFSRGTGELDGQTVTTNSSGLKKVTWDIMFVALLLLCWFH; this comes from the exons ATGTCCACATACCATTTTTATCGCGCAGTGCAGCTAGTTATTGTACTTTCTGCACGTGTGACCCATGCGGCCACAGATGGAGGAGTCAACACAGAGTCTTCAATAACAACGAACAGTCCAAAAACCTATGAGTCTTTCAGTAGCACTGACCCGATGTATACCGTTTCAACTGTTGCATTGGATACTTTTGCAACTGCTTCTGCTGAAACTGTCACTCAAGATGGTGTTTCCACGGTAACCACGGACCTGGCTCCATCATCTGAAGCCACCACCGAGCCAGTCATTGAAACTGTCGCACCTCCTGTTGAAACTACTGCCAAAACAAGTCTGATTCCAAAAG TGTGTTTATGTGATTTGACCCCAGACTTCTGTGATATTGGCTGCTGCTGTGACATTGTGGACTGCGACATCCCTGACTTGAGCTCTGTCTTCAATGGATGTTTAGATGAAGTCAT ATATGGTGAATGCATTGAGAGCTGGTTGAtattcagagtcaatgtggatccTTCATGCGTCACTGTCACAAACAAATTTGTCTGCATTCGACCAGAAgagggtaaacacacacacacacacacacacacacacaaaaacaacattTTCCTGATGGTGATCCATCCATTCCTT TCTACAGATAATAATACAGTTTCCCAGATCCTTCCAGCTCTTGCTAATACACCATTGGACTCCTCCTACCACTTCTCTTGGAAGGGATCCGCAACTTATAGTACCCACACCAAAGATTTCTACAGG GTTGATGACACAATCATGTCCCATTTCAACAGCTCCTCCATTCGTGGGGTCCTTCGACAGCCTTCACCAGGGGCCGCCACGTCTTCCTGTGTCGACCGTAACCCTGCCA GGTTCCTGaggtctatttctctctcttgcaCCCGCACACTGACTCCCCTATCCTGTGCCACAGACCCCAGTCTCAATGCACAGTCCTACTTCCATGACATCAGCCTGCTCAAg ATTCCAGTCCGTGAGAGTATTCAGATTTTACCAGAAAATCTG ATCCCAGTCACTCCAGTAGTTGGCCATGGTTGGCCTAAACCGAGAGAACAAAATGGTTCCTGTCTCAATGTGGTGTCAAAG GTGGACTATCTTATATGGTACACAATTATAGGGGAGATCGCTATGGCAACAGTAAACATGGTCTTGGTAGACACTGACTCGGATACGAATCTTTTGCAGAAGCACACTGTCCGTTTTCAG TTATCCACGCCCCCTCCTACTCCTGAACCAACCCCTGTGGTGGGACTAACAATGGGGACTCCtgtgattggtcagtttggcGACGCGGTCCAACCT CTAACACTTCTGGGTGTGTCACTGGGGGGAGAGTGCTCTATTAACCCCAGCAGCCGCATGCCCATCCTTTTCACTCACAACACCATCACAGGATGTACCTTCAG TTCTCCCTCAAGTAACTGCTCTAAGCTGCGCTCCCAGCTCTATAGAGTCCTCCGGGGGGTTGCCACACCCAACCTGGTTGCCATGACTGTGGGGTCACAACCAGACTGGGCAAGAGTCATCACACAGGCATGCTCTGTGACGCCACAG TCTCCGGAGGAGTCGTGTGAGTCCGggtgtctcctcccccactccctgTCAGTCCAGGTGCTGTGGGCTCAGACAGGTCCCCTGGCCTTTCCCCAGAACTACATTCTAGGGGCCAAATACCTCTTCCACTGTCAGAAGGTCAAG TGTCCCCTCGTCTCGCCTTTCGCTGTGACCACAGAAGTGATGTTTGTTGACACTACAGTCTACCCAGAACCCCCCAGGGGAACGCCACAGCCCAAGTGGAAATTTCCATTTGACTTCTTCTCCAGAGGGACAGGCGAGCTGGATGGACAGACTGTCACCACCAACAGTAGTGGCCTCAAAAAGGTCACGTGGGATATAATGTTTGTTGCACTACTACTGTTGTGCTGGTTTCACTAA